The Methylobacterium durans nucleotide sequence GACATTCAGCACCACGTGCTCGATCTCGCGGGGCACCACGCGGATGGCGCGGTAGGTGATATCGGCGTGGCCCTGCTCCTGGCCCTTCACGGCGATCCGCAGGGCGTCCCGCTGGTAGCGCTCGGCCAGGGTCGCGATGGCCTTCGGCATCGTCGCGGAGAACAGGAGCGTGCGGCGCTCGCCGGGCGTGGCCGAGAGGATGAACTCAAGATCGTCGCGAAAGCCGAGATCGAGCATCTCGTCCGCCTCGTCGAGGACGACCGCCCGCAGGGCGTCGGTGACGAGGTTGCGGCGCTCGATGTGATCGCGCAGGCGGCCCGGCGTCCCGACCACGATGTGCGCGCCCTCCATCAGGAAGCGGCTCTCCCGGCGCGGATCCATGCCGCCGACGCAGGCAACGACGCGCGCGCCGGCCGCAGCGTAGAGCCAAGACAATTCGCGGTGGACCTGGAGCGCCAGTTCGCGCGTCGGGGCGATCACGAGGGCAAGCGGGGCCGCGGGCGGCGGAAGGCTCTCCGCCTCGCCGAGCAGCGTGCCGGCGATCGCGAGCCCGTAGGCCACCGTCTTGCCGGAGCCGGTCTGCGCGGAGACGAGGAGATCGCGGCCGCCCGCCTCGGCCTCCAGGACGGCGGCCTGGACAGGCGTCGGCTCGTCGTAGGCGCGCTCGGTGAGCGCCCGCGCGATCGGGGCGGGCAGGGTCGGGAAAGGCAAGGTCGAACTTTCAGCATCGGCGGCGCCCGTCCGGCGCAGAGCGCGGAGCGGGGCGGAGGGCCGGTCTCGAATCGGTTGCGGAACCCGCGCTTCTACCTGCAGTGGGCCCCGCGCGCCAGAGTCGGTGCTGCATGGGCCGGTTGCAACGCACAAGCACGCTTTCGTGAGCGGTCTGCGCCGGCGCAGATTTTCTCAGGGCCGCACCTGTCGCCTCGGGCGTCCCGATGGCAGAAGGCGCAGGCCGTCACGATACGGACGGACTCAAAACTTGGAAGACGGACGGGCTGATGGGTGGAATCTTGCGGTTGGCGGTGGCCTGGGCGACGGTCGGCGCCTTCGCGTGGTTCGGCAAGGACTGGCTCGGCGATCTCGGCTCGCCGCTCTGGGCCACGGGGCTGTTCCTGTGGCTCCTCGGCGCCATCGTCTGGTCGGCCTTCGGCGTGGTGCACGAGGCGGAGGAACTCGCCGAGATGCTGGGCGAGCCGCTCGGCACGCTGATCCTGACGCTCTCGATCGTGATCATCGAGGTGGCCCTCGTCTCGGCGGTGATGCTGTCGGCCAAGGATGCGCCGACGCTCGGGCGCGACACCATGTTCGCCGTCCTGATGATCGTGCTCAACGGCGTGGTCGGGCTCGGCCTCCTCATCGGCGGCCTGCGCCACCACCAGCAAACCTACAACCTCCAGGGGGCGTCCGCTTTCCTCGCGGTGCTGATTCCGCTCAGCACGATCGCGCTCATCATCCCGAACTTCACGACCTCGACCACGGACGGCACCCTGACGCGTTTCCAGGCGATCACCTTCTCGGTTTTCACCGTCGCCCTCTACGCCGTCTTCCTGCTGATCCAGACCGGGCGGCACCGCGACTTCTTCATGGATGCGGCCGCGCGGAAGGAGACGGAGGCGACCGAGCGGCCGGGCGCCGGCCCGATCCTGCGCCACACGTTCCTTCTCCTCGCCAACATCCTGCCGATCGTCCTGCTCTCGAAGAGCCTCGCCGCGATCCTCGATCACGGTATCGCCGCGCTCGGCGCGCCCTCCGCGCTCGGCGGCGTGCTGATCGCCGCCATCGTGTTCACGCCGGAGGCGATATCGGCCCTCAAGGCGGTGGCCCGCAACGAGCTTCAACGCGCGATCAACCTCTGCCTCGGCGCCGCGACCTCGACGATCGGGCTCACGGTACCGGCGATCCTGGCGGTCGGCCTGCTGACAGGCCAGACCGTCGTGCTGGGCCTGAAGCCGACGGAGATGACCCTCCTCACCATCACGCTGATCCTGAGCACGCTGACCTTCTCAGGCCTGCGCACCACGGTGCTGGAGGGTGCGGTGCACCTGATCGTGTTCTTCGTCTACCTCGTGCTGATCTTCAGCCCGTGAGGGTGCACCCCTGATCGCGACCGCCTACCCGCCGAAGCGCTCTGTGCGGATCGAGGCGGGCGCGACGCCGGCATCGAGCAGGAGGTTCGAAGCCGCCGACACGAACGGGTTGCTGCCGCAGACGAAGGCGTGCGCCGGCGTTCCGATCTGCCCCAGGGCCGCATCGATCCGGGTGCGGTCGATGCGGCGTCCGGCCGCCTCCCGCGTCAGGACGAGCATCAGCGAGAAGCCGGAATCGTCGCGGGCGCTGGCCTCGAGCTCGTCGCGCACGATCACCTCCGCGCGGTTGCGAGCCGAGTAGACGAGGAGTGCCGGGATCTGCGGCGCCGCGACCGACCTGTGCCGCAGCATCGCGAGAAGCGGCACGACCCCCGACCCGCCGCCGACGAGGAGGAGCGGGCCGCCCTCGCTCTCGTCCCAGACGAAAGAACCGCCGATCGGCCCGCGCAATTCGATCCGGTCGCCGATTTCGGCCACGCTCGCGAAGAAGCCGGAGACCTCCCCCTCGTCCAGTCGCTCGATCATCAGCTCGATGGTCCCGGAGGCGTCGGGTGCCGAGGCGATCGAGTAGCTGCGCTGGGCCTGATAGCCGTCGGGCGCCGTCAGCCGCACGTCCACGTGCTGGCCGGGGCGGAATCGGCCGGCGAAATCCACCCGGAAGCGGAAGCTCTTCACCCGCTCGGTGATCGCCTCGACAGCGACGATCTCCGCCTCCTGCCAGCGCAGCTTCTCCCGCTCAGTCACCGGTGAAGCGCTGCTCCAGCCACGGATCGCCGTACATGTGATAGCCGAGGAGTTCCCAGAACCCGGCTTCATCTTTCCTGGTGAAGCGTAGGCCGTTCAACCACTTAGCGCTCTTCCAGAAGTAGAGATGCGGCACGAGGAGGCGGGCCGGACCGCCATGGTCCGGCGGGATCGGTGCGCCGGCGTAATGCGTCGCCACCATGGCCTTGCCGCCCGTCAGGTCGGCCACGGGAACGTTCGTGGTGTAGTCGTCGTAGCCCTCGGCCAGCAGGAATTCCGTCGGCGCGGCAATGCCGGCATCCGCGAGGAGGTCATCGACGCTGACGCCCTCCCAGAGGGTGTCGAACTTCGACCACTTGGTGACGCAGTGGATGTCGCCGGTCCATCGGGTCCGCGGCAAGGCCTCGAACGCGGGCCAGTCCCAGCTCTTCAGGGGCTTCGCACCCTCGCGGAGGGTGAATCGCCAGGTGGCGAGGTCGATGCGAGGCGTCGGACCGAGCTGGAGAACGGGGAAATCCTCGGTGAGGTACTGCCCCGGCGGCAGCCGGTCTCGCGTCGCGTCGGGCGGCCTGCGCCCTGTGAAGCCGCGTGTGGCCATTCGAGCCTCTCTCCGAAACACGTCCTCTGCGCGAACGCCGCCGGCGCCGTTCGGTTCGAGCCGCAAACCGGGTGCGAGGTCAAGCTCGCATTCGGACTCCCCTCCCCTATGCTGCCGCCGTGGCGGAGGAGCGGCGAGTATGCGGGAGCCCGGCTTCAAGGATCATTTCTCGGTCGGCTCCGCCGATTACGCGGCTCACCGGCCGACCTACCCGGCGGCCCTCGTAGACCATCTGGCGGGTCTGACGCATCGGCTCGAGCGCGCCCTCGATACCGCCTGCGGAACTGGGCAACTCTCGACGCTGCTCGCTGGCCGGTTCCGCGAGGTCGTCGCGACCGACGCGAGCGCGGCGCAGATCGCGAACGCGGCGCCCCATCCCGGCGTGCGGTACGCGGTTGCGCCGGCCGAGCGCAGCGGCTTGCCCGGAGCAAGCGTCGATCTCGTCACCGTGGCCCAGGCCGCCCATTGGCTCGATCTGGACGCCTTCTACGCAGAGGTGCGTCGCGTCGGGCGGCCCGGCGGCGTCCTCGCCCTGATCAGCTACGGCGTGCTGGAGGTCGAGGGAGCCGCGAATCCCGTCGTTCAGGATTTTTACGCGTCCGTGCTCGACCCATACTGGCCGCCGGAGCGCCGGCACGTCGAGGAGGGCTACGCGAACCTGCCGTTCCCCTTCCCGGAATGCCACGCACCGGACCTCTGGATCGCGGTCTCCTGGGCGCTTCCCGACCTCCTCGGTTACGTCAGCACGTGGTCCGCCGTGCGGGCGGCCGAGCGCGCGCTCGGGACGAAACCCGTCGAGACATTCCGGCACGCGCTCTCGGCCGAATGGGGCGATCCACAGCTCCGCCGCGATGTGCGCTGGCGCCTGTCCGCACGCATCGGGCGGTTGTAGGCTCGTCCAGCCAAGGTTGATGGTGCTGGCGCCGTACGTTTTGTCGGTCGCGTTCATCCGGTGCCGAACTATCGCCCCAATAGCATTGCTGTTCTGTTCAGTCTTCGCGGTCGGCCGGGCCTCACCGGCGTTCGCATCACAGGAGAGATCGAACCATGATCAGGCTTCTCACCACGGCGCTTGTGGCCGCTGGCCTCGCCGTCGCCGCGGTGCCGGCCGCTCAGGCCCGCGACGGAATCAGCCCCGGCGGTGCCGCGGCGCTCGGCGTGCTCGGCGGCCTCGCGGTCGGCGGCGCCATCGCCTCGTCGCAGAACGGCTATTATCCCGGCCGTCCCGTCTACCGCGCCCCGCCGCCGGTCTACGTCGAGGACGAGGGTCCGGTCTGCCACTTCGAGCGCCGCCGCTACGTCGACGGCTACGGCGACGTCTTCTTCCGCCGCGTCCGCGTCTGCGAGTGATCGCACGCTGATCGCGGCGCGACCGATCGCCGGAAACCCGAACCGAGTGAGCGTCCGGCGATCGGTCCCCTTGCGCGAAGCAACGGGAAGCGGCCAAGTCGGCGGGATCTGATCCCGCAAT carries:
- a CDS encoding calcium:proton antiporter, translating into MGGILRLAVAWATVGAFAWFGKDWLGDLGSPLWATGLFLWLLGAIVWSAFGVVHEAEELAEMLGEPLGTLILTLSIVIIEVALVSAVMLSAKDAPTLGRDTMFAVLMIVLNGVVGLGLLIGGLRHHQQTYNLQGASAFLAVLIPLSTIALIIPNFTTSTTDGTLTRFQAITFSVFTVALYAVFLLIQTGRHRDFFMDAAARKETEATERPGAGPILRHTFLLLANILPIVLLSKSLAAILDHGIAALGAPSALGGVLIAAIVFTPEAISALKAVARNELQRAINLCLGAATSTIGLTVPAILAVGLLTGQTVVLGLKPTEMTLLTITLILSTLTFSGLRTTVLEGAVHLIVFFVYLVLIFSP
- a CDS encoding FAD-binding oxidoreductase; translation: MTEREKLRWQEAEIVAVEAITERVKSFRFRVDFAGRFRPGQHVDVRLTAPDGYQAQRSYSIASAPDASGTIELMIERLDEGEVSGFFASVAEIGDRIELRGPIGGSFVWDESEGGPLLLVGGGSGVVPLLAMLRHRSVAAPQIPALLVYSARNRAEVIVRDELEASARDDSGFSLMLVLTREAAGRRIDRTRIDAALGQIGTPAHAFVCGSNPFVSAASNLLLDAGVAPASIRTERFGG
- a CDS encoding sulfite oxidase-like oxidoreductase gives rise to the protein MATRGFTGRRPPDATRDRLPPGQYLTEDFPVLQLGPTPRIDLATWRFTLREGAKPLKSWDWPAFEALPRTRWTGDIHCVTKWSKFDTLWEGVSVDDLLADAGIAAPTEFLLAEGYDDYTTNVPVADLTGGKAMVATHYAGAPIPPDHGGPARLLVPHLYFWKSAKWLNGLRFTRKDEAGFWELLGYHMYGDPWLEQRFTGD
- a CDS encoding class I SAM-dependent methyltransferase, with translation MREPGFKDHFSVGSADYAAHRPTYPAALVDHLAGLTHRLERALDTACGTGQLSTLLAGRFREVVATDASAAQIANAAPHPGVRYAVAPAERSGLPGASVDLVTVAQAAHWLDLDAFYAEVRRVGRPGGVLALISYGVLEVEGAANPVVQDFYASVLDPYWPPERRHVEEGYANLPFPFPECHAPDLWIAVSWALPDLLGYVSTWSAVRAAERALGTKPVETFRHALSAEWGDPQLRRDVRWRLSARIGRL